Below is a window of Lodderomyces elongisporus chromosome 3, complete sequence DNA.
TCATTGTGAGTAAAGTTGCCACTACTCTATTCTCCGTGCCGCCTGAATCATCGGAATCTCTAGACGGAACAAGGGAATCTACTTCGTCCATTATAATAAGCGCGGGCTGATACTTTGACGCCTCCTCAAAAATTGAACGAAGGGcattttctgtttctccCAAATATTTTGAAACTATTGACGGCCCGCTCACAGTCAAGACATGCGCATTGACGTTTTGCGCAACACATCGAAGGAGCATGCTCTTACCCGTTCCCGGTGGTCCATGCAATAAGACACCTCGAGGCGGTGCAATTCCAAAATCTGTAAACAAAGATGGGTTATGCAAGGGTAGCTCCACTGTCGACTGAAGGAcgtcaatttgtttttgtaatCCGCCAATATCAGAATAAGCCAAATCTTGTGGAAGATATGGGTATTTTGTTGCAGATGGCTTGGACTCACTGGTATTAGTTAAAGTTGTTTGTGAAGTCATCAAATACGGCGGGGAAACTGTGGGAGGTGGACTAGTACTATTTAGAGTTAGTGAGCCCAATTCACTCTCTATCGAGCTGGCAACATCAATTATTGTGACTTCTTTATCAGCCGTATTTATTCTCAAGCCAGGATAGATCAATCCCACGTCTCCAAGCACTTCCTTGCACAAGTCCGCACCATTTACCACTACTTCTGAAGCATAAGGTGGCTGCCGGTCATTCCTTGTGATATTTACACGTTCtcccaaaagaaaaccacCAAGCTTTCTGAAATTTTCCGATAATAAGAGGACATTATCAGCAACCGCAGCATCTGAGCTCGCTTTAACCAAGGCAATTATACCAGGCTTGCCATTCATAGGACTAATACATGCAAATTGCCCGTTCTTGAACTCCATTGCATCAAAAGTCTCTTGGTTGAGGTAGACATTGGCCATTGTCTTTGCCAGTGGGTTCACGTGCGGTCGAACAATAAACAGTTTAGGCATCTTGAATTTTTTGACACTAGCAGTTTCACTACTGGGTGCTTTTTCTGTAGCCTTCTTTGCTGACAGTTTCGGGGCCATGGTATCGCACACTGTTTTGTAATATGTAAATGACGAAGTATTTACAGTtctggaaaagaaagatataAGATAAGAGACGAAGGTTGCAAATTGGCGATGGTGCGGAAGTAAAAATACAAGATCccaaagtaaagaaaaaaaataagatgaagatgaaattgaaacaggcaaaaaaaaaaacacatataGGAAAGTGATGATGCGAAACTTAAAATTTACGATTCGCTAGAGAAGATGCTACTTGGGGaaggggggagggggagaaaaaaattgaagaaacatAGTCAAAAGTAAAGTAGATAGCAAGgagaaacaacaaatactACTCTTCACTTACTCACTCGATTTCTTGTAAATCTAATGAACTTGATATGAGTGGAAAATGTGGGTTGCTAAACTCTTGGTCTTTAGTTTGTGGATCACTACGAGCTAGACTGTGCTCAACAAAATGCTTCAGCAACTACTACGGCTGCCAATACTACTTCAAGCATCTGGCTGCGTCATTGAGCTACACTGCAACAAGGCTGGATCGTACACATCCAAACATGAATGGTCAAGTCAAATCGATGGCGGGTGCGGAAAGGGCACAGTATAAAGTCAAAAGAGATTGTCAACTGAAAACTGGTGGGGAAGCAACACTTGTTCTGAAGTATAGACACATTTCAGCATATCTATACCCACTTAATTTACTGCCGCGAGAGCTACAGTGTATATCCCAAGGATTGCATAACCAAATATTACCAAGCACACAACATTCTAATCATCATGGGTGGCAAGTAAATCAGGAAACAGAAAGGCTACGACGGCACGGGAAAcatatttttcaatattaCGTGCTCCATCATCTAAAAGTTTTCCGCACACTAAGTTACCTTTCAAACTCCGAGCTCGAAATCTTAAACGATGTAGAAACTTTACTTGGACACGAAATTATTGAAGAATTTATGAGACTCAACTCATTATCACAAGACGTTGAAATACAATCCAGGTTTCTAAAGAATGAgtttattgaaaaagaattatttttgcaaaaaaaacaaaagattttgaaagCCACCACCATAGGAAGTTTTTACACAATGGTTGGAATCGTGCACATCAACCATAATGCCGGATACAAGGAATTTATGGACAAGATGATGAGTGGAAGCAGGGGCTTTATAGAAATATTGAAGAACCAAAACTAAAAATTATGTAAATAGATAGAGGTGAGATGTGTGTATGTTTATAATAGGACCAATCGTTAGCATAAGAACAGccacagcagcagcagcaacaacaacaacagcagcagttattattactatcaCCGACACAGTAGAAAAGATGCAACAAGTTATATAACCGACGACTGTAATGCTCTACAAATATAAGGATGCACAGAAAACTATATCCCGCTTAATCTTCTCTTGAGCCTCGGCCATCTTTAAATGCAATTTGGAGTCACCAATAATCAATGCTGCATTCTTCACTTCTCTGCAGATTTCGTCTAACCTGGTAATAACTCGAACAATGGTTCCCTCTGCTTCAACACTCATTTGCATAATCTCATTGAAACTTAGTCCATTTGCCCATTCGTAAACAACATTAACCAATGCAAACCGCTTGCTCTCTACAAAATCTTCCTCCTCAGAAGTGAGCAAcactcttttttctataaACACCTTAAGAAGTTGATCAGCAATCTTGAGAATCTTGGACTTGCCCTCCTCTAATCTTGGTGTGATTAAAGGAGGCTCTTCCTCTCGTGTGCGCCCTTCATAGACAAAACATGAGAGCAATGCGACAATCTCTGCGGGCTCAAAGTCTCCAAGGAAATTGTCAAGAACAAGCTCAGTTAAGATTAATTCCCATCCGGAGTTGATTTCGCAAGCAACCCGTCCTTTCAAAACAACATTGTGTTGTGGATCAATAAATCCAAGGGTCATCAAAACATCAAGTCTTTGCTCATAGTCGGGTAAAAGGTCCAAATTCTCATCCGATATCAACCTTTGAAGACCTTCAATCTCTTTATTGATAAGGTACCGCTTTCTATACTCGTTATAATGCTGCTTAAAGTCAGGACAAGTAAAAGCATGTAAATCATTTATATCGGTCAAGATGGAATCCTTTTGAACACAAAGATCATGCAAAGTAAGCTGTTTAGTATGTTTGAATGCTGATTCTTCGAAATGGTTTTGAAGCCTCGAAATTATTCCTATTTGATTACCAGCCTCCTTTACTGCCTCCTGCTTGTTATCCAAAACTTCAAACATAGGAGTTTTCAAAGAGTAACGACCAATAAATATAACATGCTCATAAGGCACCGTGACTGCTTTAAGACCTTCATTGTATCTAATCTTGGGAAAAACTCTTTGCAAGTAACCTGGAATGGGGACATACGGCAACTTGAATTTTTCTGCTGCTGCCTCGTACTCCTTACCATGGTTGAATGTTAGCAACAAAATGCTATCGGTCGCGCTATCCGACTTCATAACAAACCCTACTCGCGTTATATCGCTCTTGTCTCTAAAACAAACCAATCTTCCGGTTTTCAATAGTTGGGTCTTCAAAATAGGCGACTTGTGAATATCCACCACACACTGGCCATATGTATTTTCATACTCAAACAATAGTTGGCAAGTTTCCTCTACTCCTTGCAATTGGCACTTCAGACATTGCTGAAGCTCAGTATCCTTGAGTTGACCTAACAAATAGTCATAACGCCTTTGATTCTCAGGTAACAAGACCTGAGACGAGTTTTCACTAAATGAATGCTTAATCATTTCTTCCACTTTCAATGCTTCTATCCTCAACAAGTTCAAAATCATATTGTAGGTAAGTCTAAATTGCGACAGCAACTTTGTTGGTGCACCTAATGCAACTTCCTTGAAATCAGTTGGTGACAATGGGTCGTTGTAAGccataataataacagtACCTGTTTTATCGAGCCCTCTTCTACCTGCACGACCCGACATTTGAGTGAATTCACCTGGAAGCAAGTTTCTAAAGCTTCTACCATCGTGTTTTCTGGTAGAGCTGAAAACAACTGTTCTGGTTGGCAAGTTCAAACCCATAGCAAATGTTTCAGTTGCAAACAAGACTTTTACCAatgtttttgcaaataaGATTTCAATACATTCCTTAACAATTGGAAGCAAACCACCGTGATGAACTGCTATACCACGACTAAGCATATCACGAATTTTCATGATCTGAGGTAATTCAcgatcttcttttttaagtCTACTGACAGCTCTATCAATGAACATATGGATCTCGGATTTCTCCCTCGAGTTACAAAAATCAATACCTCGAAGCGAATCTGCATACTCTTCACATTTCTTCTTGGAGAATACGAAAATGACGGCAGGTAAAAGCGAATTCAGCTTTAAGTAGTGCACGAGATCTGGCCAAGTGTTCTTATTTGGTCCATCGTTTCCTTGACGGCGTGGTCCGGAAAAATTACCTCGATTGCTTGCAAGCACCCCTCCTCTCTGTCCTCCACCTCGACTTCCACCTCGACTTCCACCACGATTTCCACCACGTGCTGTTCCTCCTGGTCCACCTCGACTTCCCAGCCCCATGCTAGTTGAAGGTAGTTCCTTCTTGGCCTTTCCAGCTTCCAATACATCTTTGTGTGCTTTAAACTCGTTCTCCAAAAACCTTCGGTTCGCATCAACGACTTTGAAAAGCTTATTCTTGGCTGACACGTATATCTCAAGCGGCACAGGTCTCTTTGGAGTCGAAATAACATAaatatctttttgtttcgttCGACCGACCCAGTTGGCAAACTCAAAAGTGTTGGGCACAGTTGCAGAAAGCAAGATGTACTTGACATGATCGGGCAACATAATAATTACTTCTTCCCAAACAACACCACGATCTATGTCATTGACATAATGAACTTCGTCAAAGATGACAAACTCCACATCTCTGATCAAGTCGGCGCCTCTGTACAACATGGACCTTAAGATTTCTGTAGTCATAATCAAACAATTTGCATCAGGATTGATCTGGACATCACCTGTGATTAatccaacatcaacatctttAAACGTCTCCTTGAAGTCTCTGAATTTTTGATTCGACAACGCTTTAATTGGCGAGGTATAGATACACTTTGTCATGTTTCGTTTTGCCATTGCAATGGCGTATTCAGCCACCACAGTTTTACCAGCAGAAGTATGCgcagcaacaaaaacagagtCACCTTGTTCCAAATGGAAAACTGCCTCCTTTTGGAAAACATCGAGCTCAAATGGCCATGTCCGTGCCATATTAGGTACAAGTTCATGGAAATCCTCCAACTTGTGATCGAGGTCCACCACGTGAGCCCAAGTTCGTTTGTCTGaaactttcttcttttcaagtCCAAAAGTAGAGAAATCAAAAGGAACAAGCCCCTCGACTTCGTCAGCATTGAATGGAACCTTAGCCGTGGATTCAGACGACTCTGGCACCTGTACATCCGGTTTTGCAAACGTACGTGTCTGGAGGGTACCATCCGAAAGATCATCCACTTCTGAGCCATCCACTTCACTAGAATCCATATTGAACAAAACCAGCGATTTATCACCATCGTTTTTTTCACCATTTAAACCAGACTTTGAACTTAAGTTCACTCCTCTGCTAAATCCGGGAGGTATGTCAAATAAACCGTACTCGCTGCGATGAAGATTCAGTGTTGAGTCTTTAATCTCCCGATCTTGCGAAGCCTGCTGTATCAATCCGCCCGGTTGAAATGGAAGAAACCCCGTTTCTCCTCGCAAGCTCTGACTCTTGGATGTATAGTCCCTGTTCACGCTCAAAGATGTTGAAGCAGAAAAATTGGTCTCCTTCAAGTCTACTTCCTCTTGGTACCCAGATATCTGTCCATCTATCCCTGTTCTCTTGAACCTGTACTTGGTGCGATTGAGACTCGTGGGATTAGTGACCAATCGATCGACAATTTCACTCTTGTCGTTATCCACTGATTCATCTCCTGCCAGTAAAAGGTTGAGTAGTTCCCAATTAAGCTCTGTTGTTGGAGTCAAAAAATCGTCAACAATCTTTGCATTTCTCTCTGCCTCATTTACGTGATTAATGTCATTGACAATATTGGTATATGGATCTACACCCAATACGCCATCGGTTCCAGGCTCAATCTCCAGTATAATCATATTTCAAATGCAGCGGTGGATTTTCCAATGATTTCACAACAGTTGGAATGATTATatctttttgaaatttttctATTCCCTATGTTCTTTGAATTACCGTTTGATTAATGTCATTTGAGGGGGGGTGGTATCCTAAAATTAAAAGCAAGTTTGCAACTGTTGCGAGAAAATTACAAACGATTGCACAGGTCGTGCGCAAGTTTTCCACAAGACTAGCGGAAAAAGGAAGACTCCACACCACCATCGAACGAGCAGCGATTAGAACACAAGCTTTATCCAAGtacatacaaatatatataccgTTTGCTTTCttattctctcttttttttgtttttaagaGGATAAATAGTTTATGctgaaacaagaaaacatATAGTTTTCACATCACAAATTAACATATTCATTTGGCATTTGGCTTCCCTCCAATAGAAATTGTTTGAATAGCTAAATAAATTAAGGCGaaaatcaatcaaaaagaaaggagaagaaaacaaagacgaaaacgaagaagaacatcaaaaagaacaaccCTATTCCCGGCCATGTCTCTCTGCAAAATAAGATTGcaagaggaaagaaaacagtGGAGGAAAGATCATccttttggtttctttgcTAAACCAGTTAAAGGAGCCGATGGCTCATTGGACCTAACGTTATGGAGCGCCGGTATACCTGGTAAAGCAGGAACAATTTGGGAGGGTGGCGTCTATCCGATCAAGCTAGAATTTTCAGAAGAATACCCTTCCAAGCCACCTAGGGTCAGATTTCCAAGCGGCTTTTACCATCCCAACGTGTATCCCAGTGGCACTGTGTGTTTGAGTATATTGAACGAAGAGCAGGATTGGAAACCGGCAATTACTATGAAGCAGCTTTTATTGGGTGTACAGGAATTGCTAGATACACCGAACCCAGAATCACCAGCCCAAGAACCAGCTTGGAAAGCGTTTAGTAATGATCGGCAGtcatatataaagaaagtGAAGGAGCAAGCAAGAAAGTATACAACTATGGATTAACCCATTGGTGTTACAGTGGTCGTAGAGGCGGAGAACTTACCGATAGCATTAGCAGTTAAAGGGAATATGTAATATTATCAAGTCTAGGTATAGCAATAAATAcaatgtgttttttttttcatttttcatttttcatttttcatttttcatttttcatttttcatttttcatttttcatttttcatttttcatttttcatttttcatttttcatttttcatttttcatttttcatttttcatttttcatttttatttcctttttcctttttccttttttatctttttccaattcattctttattcttcatattttaattttttcaaatttttcatttatacTCTTGACATTTTGAGTGGTCGGTTAGTCattttattcctttttcctttttcttctctccttgtttttttttctttcttttctttttattcacTTTCCAGTCATTATATTTACCATATAGACTAAGCAGAGCTGCTATTCTTGATCAAATCTCTGCTTTTAAACACATTTTCACTGGACTTTGACTCACCAAGTTGGGAggttcctttttctttataggTGCTAACTGCAGGGATATCTGCCTTGATCCTGCTCACCAATGTTGAGTATGCTCTGGGCTCTAGCTTGATCAATGTATGCAAGGGTATTGACATCCAAGGACTTTCTTCTTGAGGCACATTCATGAAATAAGCATACAAACAACGTAACACGGCTTGGTGGGTTATAATAAGAATATTTTCCTGTCTTTCCAATTCCATAATGATTGGTTCTAGCCTAATAACAATATCTCTGTATGACTCTCCCCCACGATACCTATACTCATACTTATCGTCATCTCTGGCTTTGAAGTCTTCGGGGTAGTTGACTTCAATCTCCTCGTAAGTCATTCCGTCGCATTCACCAGCATCTAATTCATCCAATGCTTTCCATTGCAATTTCTTATACGGTAAGAAAGATGCCGTTTGTTGTGTACGCTTGAGAGTTGAGGTCCATACTGTAAGGTTTGTATGCTGGAGGTCTTCACCAAGAGACTTGAGCACCAACTCGGGAAGCTTCTTTGCATACTTCCACCCGCGCTCGGACAAGTTGGCATCGCCGCCAATCTGGCCTGTCAAATTGAACTCTGATTCACCATGTCTTGAAAGCCATATACTTCGAGGCTTTATGTGCAAGTTCATGACGTAGTAGACAATTCTACTTTCCAAGTACGTCTCAATACGGTTCAAGATTATTTGCGCATTAACATTGACCAATTTGATGAATGACAAATTGGCATCCTTGACAGAGTCCATGGTCTCGTATACCGTTTCGTAAAGTTCAATTCGTTTCAAAAAGTCTTTAGTGGCAAACTCGCTTGATTTTTCAACATAATCAGGAGAAGTAGTCTTTACATCTGCGATGTTTTGGAGGATCAATTCTTTATCGTCACACCAGCTCTCTAAAAACATTGGCTCGATGTGGTTTTCACGACAAAGACGCAAAATCATATCTCTTCTCTTGCGAGTCGAATTCGTAGCATCTAGAATACCAACAACTCCATTCTCTTCCAGGAACCATTTCATCATGTCGATGATAGCAGTATCAATCGCTTGCTTTCGGTAGTTTAATCCCTCTGGGTTTTGAGGGTCAAAAAAATCAGCATTAATGACAGTATCCTTGGCCACTTCTCTTCTATATGATCCAACGTTGAAACACTTGGATTTGATCGACAACCATGACAAGTAGCGCACAATCTTTTGCGAGATAAGCGATTTTCCACGTGCCGGTAGCCCAACCATTACCACACAGACTCTGACATTTTCGACATGCGATATAGAATAAACCGGCATATTATATTGAGAAGATGACTTGAACTAGCTTAGAGTTGGAAACGATTAGTAGTGTTTtccttatatatatattactATGTTGATTGAGCCGTAAAAAAACAGTAAAGTGTAGTGGCTTGTATATTTGTCCGTTTATATGTTTGCAACtatgtttatttgttttcgtATGATGTGTCACGATATTATATGAAACGTCAAGCAGAGTTCAATCAAATAAAGTTGAGTTGAGTCGTAaatgtgtgtatatatttgtatgtttgtgtgtttgtgtgtgtgtgtatgaagaaggaagaaggagGGATTACCAAGAGATAatgtattttttatttgaatcGACTTGCCTTGATTTGAAATGTATGTTGAAGTACAAGCTGTGCCTAAATCGGTGTGCGTGAGTAAGTGGGTGTGTGAGTGGGTAAGTgggtgagtgagtgagtgagtgagtgtgtgtggggTCGATGAAAAGTTTTGTTATGATGTACTTATCTATGCTTGatagatatatattcagtaattgttgatatatgtatttatCTAAGTAAACACTTGATGTACTTTAGTAATGTTGGTGGGGACTATAAAGGAATATAGGAGGTTAT
It encodes the following:
- the SKI2 gene encoding Antiviral helicase ski2 — its product is MIISEIEPGTDGVLGVDPYTNIVNDINHVNEAERNAKIVDDFLTPTTELNWELLNLLSAGDESVDNDKSEIVDRLVTNPTSLNRTKYRFKRTGIDGQISGYQEEVDLKETNFSASTSLSVNRDYTSKSQSLRGETGFLPFQPGGLIQQASQDREIKDSTSNLHRSEYGLFDIPPGFSRGVNLSSKSGLNGEKNDGDKSSVLFNMDSSEVDGSEVDDLSDGTLQTRTFAKPDVQVPESSESTAKVPFNADEVEGLVPFDFSTFGLEKKKVSDKRTWAHVVDLDHKLEDFHELVPNMARTWPFELDVFQKEAVFHLEQGDSVFVAAHTSAGKTVVAEYAIAMAKRNMTKCIYTSPIKALSNQKFRDFKETFKDVDVGLITGDVQINPDANCLIMTTEILRSMLYRGADLIRDVEFVIFDEVHYVNDIDRGVVWEEVIIMLPDHVKYILLSATVPNTFEFANWVGRTKQKDIYVISTPKRPVPLEIYVSAKNKLFKVVDANRRFLENEFKAHKDVLEAGKAKKELPSTSMGSGSRGGPGGTARGGNRGGSRGGSRGGGQRGGVLASNRGNFSGPRRQGNDGPNKNTWPDLVHYLKSNSLLPAVIFVFSKKKCEEYADSLRGIDFCNSREKSEIHMFIDRAVSRLKKEDRELPQIMKIRDMLSRGIAVHHGGLLPIVKECIEILFAKTLVKVLFATETFAMGLNLPTRTVVFSSTRKHDGRSFRNLLPGEFTQMSGRAGRRGLDKTGTVIIMAYNDPLSPTDFKEVALGAPTKLSSQFRLTYNMILNLLRIEALKVEEMIKHSFSENSSQVLLPENQRRYDYLLGQLKDTELQQCSKCQLQGVEETCQLLFEYENTYGQCVVDIHKSPILKTQLLKTGRLVCFRDKSDITRVGFVMKSDSATDSILLLTFNHGKEYEAAAEKFKLPYVPIPGYLQRVFPKIRYNEGLKAVTVPYEHVIFIGRYSLKTPMFEVLDNKQEAVKEAGNQIGIISRLQNHFEESAFKHTKQLTLHDLCVQKDSILTDINDLHAFTCPDFKQHYNEYRKRYLINKEIEGLQRLISDENLDLLPDYEQRLDVLMTLGFIDPQHNVVLKGRVACEINSGWELILTELVLDNFLGDFEPAEIVALLSCFVYEGRTREEEPPLITPRLEEGKSKILKIADQLLKVFIEKRVLLTSEEEDFVESKRFALVNVVYEWANGLSFNEIMQMSVEAEGTIVRVITRLDEICREVKNAALIIGDSKLHLKMAEAQEKIKRDIVFCASLYL
- the UBC9 gene encoding E2 SUMO-conjugating protein ubc9, giving the protein MSLCKIRLQEERKQWRKDHPFGFFAKPVKGADGSLDLTLWSAGIPGKAGTIWEGGVYPIKLEFSEEYPSKPPRVRFPSGFYHPNVYPSGTVCLSILNEEQDWKPAITMKQLLLGVQELLDTPNPESPAQEPAWKAFSNDRQSYIKKVKEQARKYTTMD
- the FBP26 gene encoding Fructose-2,6-bisphosphatase, which translates into the protein MPVYSISHVENVRVCVVMVGLPARGKSLISQKIVRYLSWLSIKSKCFNVGSYRREVAKDTVINADFFDPQNPEGLNYRKQAIDTAIIDMMKWFSEENGVVGILDATNSTRKRRDMILRLCRENHIEPMFLESWCDDKELILQNIADVKTTSPDYVEKSSEFATKDFLKRIELYETVYETMDSVKDANLSFIKLVNVNAQIILNRIETYLESRIVYYVMNLHIKPRSIWLSRHGESEFNLTGQIGGDANLSERGWKYAKKLPELVLKSLGEDLQHTNLTVWTSTLKRTQQTASFLPYKKLQWKALDELDAGECDGMTYEEIEVNYPEDFKARDDDKYEYRYRGGESYRDIVIRLEPIIMELERQENILIITHQAVLRCLYAYFMNVPQEESPWMSIPLHTLIKLEPRAYSTLVSRIKADIPAVSTYKEKGTSQLGESKSSENVFKSRDLIKNSSSA